In one window of Paraburkholderia phymatum STM815 DNA:
- a CDS encoding AraC family transcriptional regulator, giving the protein MQPDLELVTVRRDESFKAWYHGFPYRTVRWHFHPEFEIHLIVATTGKMFVGDYIGPFAPGNLVLMGPNLPHNWVSEVPEGVTIEQRNLVVQFPQDFVAHCTQSFPEWRTLEALLADSRRGVSFGAQTSAKIQPLFMELLDARGLRRIVLFLSMMEILLNASDRELLASPAYQIDPTSYASTRINHVLSYIGKNLSSELRESELAQLAGQSVSAFSRYFRRHTGLTFVQYVNRMRINLACQLLMDDELSVTDICYKVGFNNLSNFNRQFLTAKGMAPSKFRRFQQLNDASRVASEAAAAQGKGIANAPSIVPAAQTQVHAHGQPRAAPAHPPRGSPLPTN; this is encoded by the coding sequence GTGCAACCCGATCTCGAACTGGTCACCGTGCGCCGCGACGAGTCGTTCAAGGCGTGGTATCACGGCTTTCCATACCGCACGGTGCGCTGGCACTTCCACCCGGAATTTGAAATCCATCTGATCGTTGCGACGACGGGCAAGATGTTTGTCGGCGATTACATCGGTCCTTTTGCGCCCGGCAATCTCGTGCTGATGGGCCCGAATCTGCCGCACAACTGGGTGAGCGAAGTGCCCGAAGGCGTGACGATCGAACAGCGCAATCTCGTCGTACAGTTCCCGCAGGACTTCGTCGCGCATTGCACGCAGAGCTTCCCCGAGTGGCGCACGCTCGAAGCGCTGCTGGCGGATTCGCGGCGCGGCGTGTCGTTCGGCGCGCAGACCAGCGCGAAGATCCAGCCGCTCTTCATGGAACTGCTCGACGCGCGCGGCCTGCGCCGTATCGTGCTGTTCTTGTCGATGATGGAAATCCTGCTGAATGCGAGCGACCGCGAACTGCTTGCGAGCCCCGCGTATCAGATCGACCCGACCAGCTACGCGTCGACGCGCATCAATCACGTGCTGTCGTATATCGGTAAAAACCTTTCATCGGAACTGCGCGAGTCCGAACTCGCTCAGCTCGCCGGCCAGAGCGTGAGCGCATTCTCGCGATACTTTCGCCGGCATACTGGCCTGACGTTCGTGCAGTACGTCAACCGGATGCGCATCAACCTCGCCTGCCAGCTGCTGATGGACGATGAGCTGAGCGTCACCGACATCTGCTACAAGGTCGGCTTCAACAATCTGTCGAACTTCAACCGGCAGTTTCTTACCGCGAAGGGCATGGCCCCGTCGAAGTTCCGCCGCTTCCAGCAACTGAACGACGCGAGCCGCGTCGCTTCCGAAGCGGCAGCGGCGCAAGGCAAGGGCATCGCCAATGCGCCCTCGATCGTGCCCGCCGCGCAAACGCAGGTTCATGCGCACGGCCAGCCGCGCGCCGCACCCGCGCATCCGCCTCGCGGTTCGCCGCTGCCGACGAACTAG
- a CDS encoding ABC transporter substrate-binding protein, whose amino-acid sequence MTHSNASNGTSQQPRTLRLRATLAFAAVMLGTPLLAPAAADAAPLKIGMTFQELNNPYFVTMQKALNDAAASIGATVVVTDAHHDVSKQVSDVEDMLQKKIDILLVNPTDSTGIQSAVTSAKKAGAVVVAVDANANGPVDSFVGSKNFDAGQMSCEYLAKAIGGSGEVAILDGIPVVPILERVRGCKAALAKFPNVKVVDTQNGKQERATALSVTENMIQAHPNLKGIFSVNDGGSMGALSAIESSGKDIKLTSVDGAPEAITAIQKPNSKFIETSAQFPRDQIRLAIGVALAKKWGANVPKTIPVDVKLVDKDNAKGFSW is encoded by the coding sequence ATGACGCATAGCAACGCATCAAATGGCACATCGCAACAGCCCCGCACGCTGCGCCTTCGCGCGACGCTCGCCTTCGCCGCCGTGATGCTCGGCACACCGCTGTTGGCGCCCGCCGCCGCGGACGCCGCGCCGCTGAAGATCGGCATGACGTTCCAGGAGCTGAACAATCCTTACTTCGTAACGATGCAAAAGGCGCTCAACGATGCCGCGGCGTCGATCGGCGCGACGGTCGTCGTCACCGACGCGCACCACGACGTGAGCAAGCAGGTCAGCGACGTCGAAGACATGCTGCAGAAGAAGATCGACATTCTGCTGGTGAATCCGACCGACTCGACGGGTATCCAGTCGGCCGTCACGTCTGCGAAGAAGGCAGGCGCCGTGGTCGTCGCGGTCGACGCGAACGCGAACGGCCCTGTCGATTCGTTTGTCGGCTCGAAGAATTTCGACGCCGGCCAGATGTCGTGCGAATACCTCGCGAAGGCGATCGGCGGCAGCGGCGAGGTGGCAATTCTCGATGGCATCCCCGTCGTGCCGATTCTCGAGCGGGTGCGCGGGTGCAAGGCGGCGCTCGCGAAGTTCCCGAATGTGAAGGTCGTCGACACGCAGAACGGCAAGCAGGAGCGCGCAACGGCGCTGTCCGTCACGGAGAACATGATCCAGGCGCATCCGAACCTGAAGGGCATCTTCAGTGTGAACGACGGCGGCTCGATGGGTGCCTTGTCCGCCATCGAATCGTCGGGCAAGGACATCAAGCTGACGAGCGTCGACGGCGCGCCGGAAGCGATCACCGCAATCCAGAAGCCGAACTCGAAGTTCATCGAAACGTCCGCGCAGTTCCCACGCGACCAGATTCGCCTCGCGATCGGCGTGGCGCTCGCGAAGAAGTGGGGCGCCAATGTGCCGAAGACGATTCCCGTCGACGTGAAACTGGTCGACAAGGACAACGCGAAGGGCTTCAGCTGGTAA
- the dalD gene encoding D-arabinitol 4-dehydrogenase yields the protein MNSGPSSGASKQVILHIGAGSFHRAHQAWYLHRLNEARQPTDPHWSLTVGNIRSDMNAVADALAAQNGVYTLETVTPQGKRAYETIRSIERVVPWSPNLDALVEAGADPACKIIAFTVTEGGYYLDEHDRLDTVNPDLAADLNGARTTIYGALAAILEARMQRNAGPVTLQTCDNLRSNGERFRAGMTQFLDGRGASVLRQWFDTNTACPNSMVDRITPRPTPDVRERVKAATGVDDACPVMGESFIQWVIEDHFIAGRPAWEQVGAELVESVLPYEEAKIRILNATHSCIAWAGTLVGLSFIHEGTLDPEIRQFAHDYVTQDVIPCLTPSPLDLAKYRDVVLERFGNPYIQDTNQRVAADGFSKIPGFIAPTLSECFARKVEPNATAMLPALFLRFLDRWQRGQLPYTYQDGVMDESVARGFFKAGDSVQAFCADRLLWGSMAGSAALESVVRSALGRVDAWLDKRRK from the coding sequence ATGAACAGCGGCCCCAGCAGCGGCGCAAGCAAGCAGGTGATCCTGCATATCGGCGCAGGCTCGTTCCATCGCGCGCATCAGGCCTGGTATCTGCATCGCCTCAATGAAGCGCGGCAACCCACCGATCCGCACTGGTCGCTGACCGTCGGCAACATCCGCAGCGACATGAACGCCGTCGCGGACGCGCTCGCCGCACAGAACGGCGTCTACACGCTCGAAACCGTCACGCCGCAAGGCAAGCGCGCCTATGAAACGATCCGCTCGATCGAGCGCGTGGTGCCGTGGTCGCCGAATCTGGACGCGCTCGTGGAAGCGGGCGCCGATCCGGCGTGCAAGATCATTGCGTTCACGGTCACGGAAGGCGGCTATTACCTTGACGAGCACGACCGGCTCGACACGGTCAACCCCGACCTCGCCGCCGATCTGAACGGTGCGCGCACCACCATCTACGGCGCGCTCGCCGCGATTCTCGAAGCGCGCATGCAGCGCAACGCGGGCCCCGTGACGCTGCAGACGTGCGATAACCTGCGCAGCAACGGCGAGCGCTTCCGCGCAGGCATGACGCAGTTCCTCGACGGGCGCGGCGCGAGCGTGCTGCGTCAGTGGTTCGATACGAACACGGCATGTCCCAACTCAATGGTCGATCGCATCACGCCGCGGCCGACACCCGACGTGCGCGAGCGCGTGAAGGCAGCAACAGGCGTCGACGACGCATGCCCCGTGATGGGCGAATCGTTCATCCAGTGGGTAATCGAAGATCACTTCATCGCGGGGCGGCCCGCGTGGGAACAGGTCGGTGCGGAACTCGTCGAATCGGTGCTGCCGTACGAAGAAGCGAAAATCCGCATCCTCAACGCGACGCATAGCTGCATCGCGTGGGCGGGTACGCTGGTCGGCCTGTCGTTCATCCACGAAGGCACGCTCGATCCCGAGATCCGTCAGTTTGCGCACGACTACGTGACGCAAGACGTGATTCCGTGCCTCACACCCAGTCCGCTCGATCTCGCGAAGTATCGCGACGTCGTGCTCGAACGCTTCGGCAATCCTTATATCCAGGACACGAATCAACGTGTCGCCGCCGATGGTTTCTCGAAGATTCCCGGCTTCATCGCGCCGACGCTATCCGAGTGCTTCGCGCGCAAGGTCGAGCCGAACGCAACGGCAATGCTGCCCGCGCTCTTCTTGCGCTTCCTCGACCGATGGCAGCGCGGCCAGTTGCCATACACATATCAGGACGGCGTGATGGACGAAAGCGTCGCGCGCGGCTTCTTCAAGGCAGGCGATTCCGTCCAGGCATTCTGCGCGGACCGGCTGCTGTGGGGCAGCATGGCGGGGTCGGCTGCGCTCGAAAGCGTGGTGCGTTCGGCACTCGGACGCGTCGACGCATGGCTCGACAAGCGCCGCAAATAA